The sequence ATCTTCAGCGAGAACCAACGGATTAAAGCCTCCCAATTCTATAATTAAATCTTTCCTAAATCCCCCTACCGTTCCACCATACTGGGGTATAGTCTTAAGATTGTATCTTGCTTGTTGGTCAACCTGATAACCTCCACATCTTTCAAGATTAATTAGTCGAGTTAATAAGTTTTTATTAGTATTATAAGGAATTACTCGTCCCATAACAGCCCCTACTTCTGGGTCCTGAAATGCAATTGCTAATTGCTTCAGCATATCTTTCGCTGGGCGATAATCTGCATCAAATACAATAATAATCTCACCTTTTGCCAACTTCATAGCATCATTTAATCCGACTGGCTTTCCTCTATCTGCGCAGTCTCTATGCAAAGGTCGAATAAATTCATATTTGTCGTGATATTCGTCCAAGAGCTCCTTCGTCCTATCTGTAGAGTTGTCATTTATTGGAATAATTTCAAGTCTGTCTCTGTCATAATCACACTTTAGAAGTGACTCTAGCACATACCTCAACACCTGTTCTTCATTGTGCATAGGAATTAGCACAGAAATAGATGGCATCTTAGTTGAATAAATATCATTGTAATAAATTCTTTGCTTTCCAAATAAACGGTTATATGAAAAAACAAAGTGTCGTATCGCGTAGATTGTCATAACAGCAATCACAAAAAACATGTAGCCTCGCAAAATCGCTATGACCATAACCATTCCCCTCTCCCTGTTTTGGTATCATATAATTTTATCATTTTATTCATATAAATACCATATATAGCTACTAGATATAAAAAGTCAAAAAACGGTCCTAAAGCAAAAAATAAAAGAGCCATATAAATAATCGAAAATTCTTCAATAATATACAAAAATAGAACATAACGTATTGTACCAAATATTAGAGAATATAGTAACACAGCAAAAAAAGCAGTGACCCTATACAGCACTCCCTTAGCTCCCAGTAGCCCTGTTATTAATCCCGTCAATATAATAAAAGTGAGCCATATTCCGATTTGTTGTTTCATATATAAAATTGAGTACTGAAAAGCTGTGTATGGAAAAAAGTTTGCTGCAAAGATAAAGTAAATACAATTGATAATATGTACCAAAAACATTATAGACAAATAAACAGAAATAGGTTTTCCTTTTCTACTTCCTGTACTTAGGAATATTACAAGTGAAAGAACAACTATCAAATTTAGAACAACAAAAGAAATTTCAGGATATACTGTAGGCAGTTCTACAAATTCTATAGTCCCTAATATTGAAAAAGAGTCTTCCCTGATATAAAGAGGGATTCCAGGATACACTTTTCCAAGTATTCTAACTGCTAGTTTCGACATTAATCTTGTAATATTTCCTATGTTAAAAATAAATATTGTAACAACCGGAATGACAAGTAGACATAGATATAAAACACTCTTTATCAAACTTTTCTTTAATCGTCTATATGTTCTGGTATAATAAATTTTGTCTTTCACTTCCATAAAAAACTTCCTCCTATATTTTCACTTGTAGTTGGATAAGAGAATATAATTAAATTTTTTTGCTTCATAGTCTATAAATTACTTGTTTTATGTTCTATAAAAAGATAAAAAAATCCTTCAACTGTAATTAATTTGTACTATTTTTACGAAAGTGCAGATGATTAATTAGCCAATCAAAACTTTTAGTATCTCAATCTAAGACATTAGATTTTTCATCTATTAAGTTTTTTAGTAACTACTTCCTATCGAAAAAACAACCAAGAACTTAATCTTGATTGCTTTTAATAATTGTGGTATTTCTTTAAACACCTAAATAATACGCTATATTTGCATTTTCTGTCTGTATTCCTTTTATCTTTGTTGTTTTTGAACTCATTATCACTGTGATACCAGGTCCATGACCAGACTTTATACAATCACTATGAACAACCACTCCAATTGATACAGAACCTTTTAAGTATTGGCGACCATTTGTATTATCACAGTCTCTCAACAACACTATATCCCCAAATCTAAGCTTGTCTATTGCAAATTCCTTGTTTGCTTCTTTATCTCCTGTCATTATGTCATAGTCTCCTGAAAAAGCTGTGGAGCTGCCTATGCCTGACCCCATTAAATATGCTGGAATTTCAGTAACTACTGGAACTTCTAATAAGCCTTCAGAATTTTGTTTAATATCTAGTTTATCAAATAAGTCTGGGTCTATGTTCATGCATTTAACATCCTTAAATCCCTCTATCTTTAGGCCTTGTCCATAGGCTTTTACCAAAATAGTATCTCCTATTGCCATTTTATCTAGATCTTCTTCATTAAAGTATACTAGAACATGGTCTATTCCACCATGCATACCAGTCACATATCCTTTAGCTCCTTTAGCTTCACCTGATACAACTCTAGCTTCATTTCCTATACATGCTAAAAGCATAAGAGCATTGTTCTCATTAGGATTATCACTTTTAATGCTGACTCCTGGCTCTATATGATCCCCCACTAAATCCATACATGAGTCCCCAATTTTAAAGTTGTAAGTAATTCCCCCTGTGGCAGGAAGTATTTCAGCTATGCCTTCTCTATTTATCCTATAAGGATTAGGACCAACTATGGGACTATGGATTCTTCCCTGCACAGACTGTTTTACGAGTTTTTGCTTGTTTGTAATTAGCATTTACATCCTTCCTTTCTATATATAATATATATGTATGTTATTATTCTACTTCTTAGTTTATTATAATAATAAACTAAGAAGTAATCAAAGGATAAAATCAAGAAAGCTTTTCTTTAAACTCATTAAAGGACCTTTTATGTAAGAATATCAAGGTAAGGCTTTCTATTCTTATAAAAAAATAAGGATAAATAGTAATATTAACTATCTATCCTATAATCACTATACCACTTTTAATCTAAAAGTTCTTTAATATGGATTATTAATCTCTTCTATTTCTAATAAGGATAAGTCTAACTAATTGAGCAACTCCTGTTGCCATAGCTGCTACATATGTTAATGCTGCAGCTCGAAGCACCTTTTTGGCTCCATATTCTTCTTCAGCTGAAATAAAACCATTGCTGTCAAGGAGTCTTAAAGCTCTACTACTTGCATTAAACTCTACTGGTAATGTAATTAGTTGGAAAAGGACTGCAGTTCCAAACAGTATTATACCAATATCCATTAAACCTCCAAGACTAGGAACTAAGAGCCCAGCAATGATAAATAGCCAAGCTGCAGAAGAACCAAATCTTGCTACAGGAAAAATCATGTTTCTAAATGATAGTGGTACATAGCCATTAGCATGTTGGATTGCATGACCTACTTCATGTGCAGCAACGCTTACAGATGCTATTGAGCTACTTCTATAAACCTCTGGTGACAACCTTAACACACGATTTCTTGGATCATAGTGGTCACTTAAATGTCCAGATGCTAGCTCAATTGGTATATCTCTTAAACCATTCTGGTCTAAAAGACGTCTAGCAACATCTGCACCTGTATATCCTCTTAGTGTAGGTACTTTTAAATATTTTGCAAAACTTGATTTCACTTTTCCCTGTGCATATAGTGTTAAAATGATAGCTGGGATTAATACAATCATAGTTGGATCAAATCTGTAGA comes from Proteiniborus sp. DW1 and encodes:
- a CDS encoding glycosyltransferase family 2 protein, with the translated sequence MVIAILRGYMFFVIAVMTIYAIRHFVFSYNRLFGKQRIYYNDIYSTKMPSISVLIPMHNEEQVLRYVLESLLKCDYDRDRLEIIPINDNSTDRTKELLDEYHDKYEFIRPLHRDCADRGKPVGLNDAMKLAKGEIIIVFDADYRPAKDMLKQLAIAFQDPEVGAVMGRVIPYNTNKNLLTRLINLERCGGYQVDQQARYNLKTIPQYGGTVGGFRKDLIIELGGFNPLVLAEDTELTYRLYTNGWKVIYANSAECYEEAPETWEVRGKQIRRWARGHNQVLFRYLSKVITTPNMNFREKIDGILLLFVYAVPFFLALGQIDSFILFFLGEMDILAGWWVLLFIGAYTSFGNFAPFYEIGTGLMLDGVKGEPLLLPLLMFNYYFYMWYISLGFMDAVADTLTGRKVKWAKTKRFTESIRSVEAEA
- a CDS encoding DUF4438 domain-containing protein encodes the protein MLITNKQKLVKQSVQGRIHSPIVGPNPYRINREGIAEILPATGGITYNFKIGDSCMDLVGDHIEPGVSIKSDNPNENNALMLLACIGNEARVVSGEAKGAKGYVTGMHGGIDHVLVYFNEEDLDKMAIGDTILVKAYGQGLKIEGFKDVKCMNIDPDLFDKLDIKQNSEGLLEVPVVTEIPAYLMGSGIGSSTAFSGDYDIMTGDKEANKEFAIDKLRFGDIVLLRDCDNTNGRQYLKGSVSIGVVVHSDCIKSGHGPGITVIMSSKTTKIKGIQTENANIAYYLGV
- a CDS encoding zinc metallopeptidase, whose protein sequence is MFYPYGFYRFDPTMIVLIPAIILTLYAQGKVKSSFAKYLKVPTLRGYTGADVARRLLDQNGLRDIPIELASGHLSDHYDPRNRVLRLSPEVYRSSSIASVSVAAHEVGHAIQHANGYVPLSFRNMIFPVARFGSSAAWLFIIAGLLVPSLGGLMDIGIILFGTAVLFQLITLPVEFNASSRALRLLDSNGFISAEEEYGAKKVLRAAALTYVAAMATGVAQLVRLILIRNRRD